One Frankia alni ACN14a DNA window includes the following coding sequences:
- a CDS encoding response regulator transcription factor: protein MYQAAPRVLVVDDDAVIRQLVVVNLELEGFEVHTAVDGVDALEVVRTVDPQVITLDIMMPRMNGWDVAAALREDPSTADIKLIMLTARAQEADVKRGARIGVDYYLTKPFDPDELITVVQKLAAGQPV, encoded by the coding sequence GTGTACCAAGCCGCCCCCCGGGTCCTCGTCGTCGACGACGACGCGGTGATACGTCAGCTCGTGGTCGTCAACCTTGAGCTGGAAGGCTTCGAGGTCCATACCGCCGTCGACGGTGTCGACGCGCTGGAGGTGGTGCGGACCGTCGATCCCCAGGTGATCACGCTCGACATCATGATGCCGCGGATGAACGGCTGGGATGTGGCCGCTGCCCTGCGCGAGGACCCGTCGACCGCCGACATCAAGCTGATCATGCTCACCGCGCGGGCGCAGGAGGCCGACGTCAAGCGCGGGGCTCGCATCGGCGTCGACTACTACCTGACGAAGCCGTTCGACCCCGACGAGCTGATCACCGTCGTCCAGAAGCTCGCCGCCGGCCAGCCGGTCTAG
- the argS gene encoding arginine--tRNA ligase, with protein MTPADLADAIVAAIGRAVADGDLDVTVPTTVTVERPKTAGHGDYASPVALQLAKAARRKPREVAEVLAGRLATQSGIASVDIAGPGFLNFTLAGDALGEIARTVVRAGESYGHAAKPRGVRVNLEFVSANPTGPVTLASARWAAVGDALARILTAAGFSVGGEYYVNDAGVQIERFGASVLAAAAGREIPAEGYHGAYVAEIAAAVLAGRPDLLDLPEDAALAVTTEEGLALMLTEIRSTLEGFGVHFDRWASERALHTAGALTKAIDDLRAQGHVYDADGAVWLRTTDFGDDKDRPLVKSDGQPTYFCADAAYYRDKRGRGFDQLIYLLGADHHGYVARLKAISACFGDDPATNLDVIIGQLVTLSRGGAPVKMSKRAGTFLTLHDLVDAVGVDAARYSLVRSSLDSSLDLDLDLVTRQTSDNPVFYVQYAHARISSLLRNAEALGLPTASETADVALLTHPREVDLLRGLGEFPRVIEAAASLRGPHRVARYLEELAGVYHRFYDACRVLPQGDEEAGPLTGARLLLVAATRVVLANGLGLLGVSAPERM; from the coding sequence ATGACCCCCGCCGATCTCGCCGACGCCATCGTCGCGGCCATTGGTCGCGCGGTCGCCGACGGCGACCTGGACGTGACTGTGCCGACCACCGTCACGGTGGAGCGACCGAAGACGGCCGGGCACGGCGACTACGCCTCCCCGGTGGCCCTGCAGCTCGCGAAGGCGGCGCGCCGCAAGCCGCGCGAGGTCGCGGAGGTGCTGGCCGGCCGGCTGGCCACCCAGAGCGGGATCGCGAGCGTCGACATCGCCGGGCCAGGATTCCTGAACTTCACCCTCGCCGGGGACGCTCTCGGCGAGATCGCCCGCACGGTGGTGCGGGCCGGCGAGAGCTACGGGCATGCGGCGAAGCCGCGGGGCGTGCGGGTCAACCTGGAGTTCGTCAGCGCGAATCCGACCGGTCCGGTGACGCTCGCCTCGGCGCGCTGGGCGGCCGTCGGCGACGCGCTGGCCCGCATCCTGACCGCGGCCGGCTTCTCCGTGGGCGGGGAGTACTACGTCAACGACGCCGGCGTGCAGATCGAGCGGTTCGGCGCGTCGGTACTGGCCGCGGCCGCCGGCCGGGAGATCCCGGCGGAGGGCTACCACGGGGCGTATGTCGCGGAGATCGCCGCGGCGGTGCTGGCGGGCCGGCCGGACCTGCTCGACCTGCCCGAGGACGCCGCGCTCGCGGTGACCACCGAAGAGGGCCTGGCCCTGATGCTCACCGAGATCCGGTCGACGCTGGAGGGCTTCGGCGTCCACTTCGACCGGTGGGCCTCCGAGCGGGCGCTGCACACCGCCGGCGCGCTGACGAAGGCGATCGACGACCTGCGCGCGCAGGGCCACGTCTACGACGCCGACGGCGCGGTGTGGCTGCGCACCACCGACTTCGGTGACGACAAGGACCGTCCGCTGGTCAAGAGCGACGGCCAGCCGACGTACTTCTGCGCCGACGCCGCCTACTACCGCGACAAGCGGGGCCGTGGCTTCGACCAGCTCATCTACCTGCTCGGGGCAGATCACCACGGTTACGTCGCCCGGCTGAAGGCGATCTCCGCCTGCTTCGGCGACGACCCGGCGACCAACCTCGACGTCATCATCGGGCAGCTGGTGACGCTCTCGCGCGGCGGTGCCCCGGTGAAGATGTCCAAGCGGGCCGGGACCTTCCTGACCCTGCACGACCTCGTCGACGCCGTCGGGGTCGACGCGGCCCGCTACTCGCTGGTCCGGTCCTCGCTCGACTCGTCCCTCGACCTCGACCTCGACCTGGTGACCCGCCAGACCAGCGACAACCCGGTGTTCTACGTCCAGTACGCCCACGCCCGCATCAGTTCGCTGCTGCGCAACGCCGAGGCGCTGGGCCTGCCGACCGCGTCGGAGACGGCGGACGTCGCGCTGCTGACCCATCCGCGCGAGGTGGACCTGCTGCGGGGGCTCGGCGAGTTCCCGCGGGTGATCGAGGCGGCGGCCAGCCTGCGTGGCCCCCATCGGGTCGCCCGCTACCTGGAGGAACTCGCCGGGGTCTACCACCGGTTCTACGACGCCTGCCGGGTACTCCCGCAGGGGGACGAGGAGGCGGGCCCGCTCACCGGTGCCCGGCTGCTGCTGGTCGCCGCGACCCGGGTGGTGCTCGCGAACGGCCTCGGGCTGCTCGGCGTCAGCGCGCCCGAGCGGATGTGA
- the lysA gene encoding diaminopimelate decarboxylase, with the protein MSETDNPAVGAPAAGAPTAGALTVGGPTPGGSSAAALEENLWPATARLDRDGVLRVGGVRVDELAAEFGTPAFVLDEADFRARCAAWRRAFSDCDVYYAGKAFLCRAVARWVDEEGLNLDVCTGGELAVARSVGFPAGRLLFHGNNKSVAELRAAVAYGVGRIVVDSFAEIDRLAAVAAEAGVRQRVLVRVTPGVEAHTHSYVSTGQEDQKFGFSLAGGAAAEAVERVLAAGSLELVGLHAHIGSQIFDTAGFGLAAHRMVGLLARVRDTHDLELPELDLGGGLGIAYTSEDAPLEVADVAERLTAVVGKECAAAGLAVPRLGVEPGRAVVGPTTVTLYEVGTVKELPGLRTFVSVDGGMSDNIRTALYDARYTARLVSRAGSAAAHVVTLVGRHCESGDVVAHDVPLPDDVRPGDLVAVPASGAYHRSMASNYNHVTRPPVVAVRDGAARLIVRRETEEDLLRLDIDPADQAGAAVAP; encoded by the coding sequence ATGAGCGAGACCGACAACCCGGCGGTGGGAGCACCGGCAGCGGGAGCCCCGACAGCGGGAGCCCTGACGGTGGGAGGCCCGACGCCGGGAGGCTCGTCGGCGGCGGCCCTGGAGGAGAACCTCTGGCCGGCGACGGCCCGGCTCGACCGCGACGGCGTGCTGCGGGTCGGCGGTGTCCGGGTGGACGAGCTGGCCGCCGAGTTCGGCACCCCGGCGTTCGTCCTGGACGAGGCCGACTTCCGGGCCCGGTGCGCCGCCTGGCGGCGCGCGTTCTCCGACTGCGACGTCTACTACGCCGGCAAGGCGTTCCTGTGCCGCGCGGTCGCCCGTTGGGTGGACGAGGAGGGGCTCAACCTCGACGTCTGCACCGGCGGGGAGCTCGCCGTGGCCCGCTCGGTCGGATTCCCGGCCGGGCGGCTGCTGTTCCACGGCAACAACAAGTCGGTCGCCGAGCTGCGGGCGGCGGTGGCCTACGGCGTCGGGCGGATCGTCGTCGACTCCTTCGCCGAGATCGATCGCCTGGCCGCCGTCGCCGCCGAGGCCGGGGTGCGCCAGCGGGTCCTCGTGCGGGTCACGCCGGGGGTCGAGGCGCACACCCACAGCTACGTCTCCACCGGCCAGGAGGACCAGAAGTTCGGCTTCTCGCTCGCCGGCGGCGCGGCGGCCGAGGCGGTGGAGCGGGTGCTCGCCGCCGGCTCGCTGGAACTCGTCGGCCTGCACGCGCACATCGGCTCGCAGATCTTCGACACGGCCGGGTTCGGCCTGGCCGCGCACCGCATGGTCGGCCTGCTGGCGCGCGTCCGCGACACCCACGACCTCGAACTGCCCGAGCTCGACCTCGGCGGTGGGCTCGGCATCGCCTACACCAGCGAGGACGCCCCGCTGGAGGTGGCCGACGTCGCCGAGCGGCTGACCGCCGTCGTGGGCAAGGAGTGCGCGGCGGCGGGGCTTGCCGTCCCGCGCCTCGGCGTGGAGCCGGGCCGGGCCGTCGTCGGCCCGACGACGGTGACCCTGTACGAGGTCGGCACGGTCAAGGAACTGCCCGGGCTGCGCACCTTCGTCAGCGTCGACGGCGGGATGAGCGACAACATCCGCACCGCCCTCTACGACGCCCGGTACACCGCCCGGCTGGTCTCCCGCGCGGGCTCGGCCGCGGCCCACGTGGTCACGCTCGTCGGCCGGCACTGCGAGTCCGGCGACGTCGTCGCCCACGACGTGCCGCTGCCCGACGACGTGCGCCCCGGCGATCTCGTCGCGGTGCCGGCCAGCGGGGCCTACCACCGGTCCATGGCCAGCAACTACAACCATGTCACCCGCCCGCCGGTCGTCGCGGTGCGCGACGGCGCCGCCCGGCTGATCGTGCGGCGGGAGACCGAGGAGGACCTGCTGCGCCTCGACATCGACCCGGCGGACCAGGCCGGCGCGGCGGTGGCACCGTGA
- a CDS encoding DUF2127 domain-containing protein → MRVDWELRACARKGHATYRPDEPELAERLTARTAVGVSWRCLRCGNFVVGEPALGGPAQDAPVLLRGRALRDATVLRLLAVERLVRALLMVLIGYAILRFRRSEDAVQRLFDRAVPAARPLADVLHLDLDHSPTVEHLHHLLYTRPRTLLLVAVLLFGYAAVQIVEGIGLWLLKRWGEYFAVVATSAFLPLEIYELTERITVLRIGALVVNLGAVVYLVASKRLFGVRGGVKAFEAERHAESLLEVQQATRAEARTSGDRAESPGEDSPGEDSARMDTTHMDSVDR, encoded by the coding sequence ATGCGGGTGGACTGGGAGCTTCGGGCCTGCGCGCGCAAGGGTCACGCCACCTATCGGCCCGACGAGCCCGAGCTGGCCGAACGGCTGACCGCTCGGACCGCCGTAGGGGTGAGCTGGCGATGCCTGCGCTGCGGGAACTTCGTCGTCGGCGAGCCGGCGCTCGGCGGGCCGGCGCAGGACGCGCCCGTGCTGCTGCGGGGACGGGCCCTGCGCGACGCCACGGTGCTGCGGCTGCTTGCGGTGGAGCGCCTGGTCCGGGCGCTGCTGATGGTGCTGATCGGCTACGCCATCCTGCGGTTTCGCCGGTCCGAGGACGCCGTGCAGCGGCTGTTCGACCGGGCGGTGCCCGCGGCGCGGCCGCTCGCCGACGTCCTGCATCTCGACCTGGACCACTCCCCGACGGTCGAGCACCTGCACCACCTGCTCTACACCCGGCCGCGGACGCTGCTGCTGGTGGCGGTGCTGCTGTTCGGCTACGCGGCGGTACAGATCGTCGAGGGGATCGGGCTGTGGCTGCTCAAGCGCTGGGGTGAGTACTTCGCGGTGGTGGCGACCTCGGCGTTCCTGCCGCTGGAGATCTACGAGCTCACCGAGCGCATCACGGTACTGCGAATCGGCGCCCTCGTCGTCAACCTCGGTGCGGTGGTCTATCTGGTCGCCAGCAAGCGGCTGTTCGGGGTACGCGGCGGGGTGAAGGCCTTCGAGGCAGAGCGACACGCCGAGTCACTGCTCGAGGTCCAACAGGCCACCCGCGCCGAGGCCCGGACGAGCGGCGACCGTGCGGAAAGCCCCGGCGAGGACAGCCCCGGCGAGGACAGCGCCCGCATGGACACCACCCACATGGACAGCGTCGACCGCTGA